In the Colletotrichum lupini chromosome 4, complete sequence genome, ACAACAGCCAATGCCGGAGAGGTTCGTTGGATTTATAAGCTGTCTTCGGCAATGCCACGCGGCAGATCTATTTCGGTACGATACCTACGCTGCAACTGAGCTGGTGTGACCGGCCAAAAGTTACACGTATGGATGAGTACACCTCAGTTTCGTATGACGCCGTTCCATATCATACGTTTGTTTGACCATCTACCCAATTTGAGGAATAATCAGGTCTCAACATGAGTTAGAATTacaacttatatatatatatggtAAAAGACCGAGCGATTTTTCTAGGAATCACGCAAAGAAATTTCGGCCTGCGCAATAGTAAACCTGAATGTAGTGAGCCTGCGATTTGGTGTAAGGTATCACAAGACAAAAAGATGTCCTGTCGTAACGGAGGCCTTCAGAACATACTAGGATGAAGTTGGCACAAAGCGAATGCGAAAGTTTAATGTCTATCAAGTACAACTTCTACTAGCCGGCCAAGAGCCAAGGGACTCAATGATCCATTCCCAAATTAGGTACCTCAAACCCATGAACGGCCGTACAGCAACCAACTACCAACCCCAATGATAGTCCAGCGGAAGAGCGCACCGGTTCCCGAGTCACTGCCGACCCGAAGAACAGACTCCACCAAAGACTTGAGCCCAAAGATTTGCCTTCCATCGCGGTCGAAATCAGGCTTCACGTCGCCCAGCCATTGGGACATCCTCAGCTCTGACTCCAGGTATGGCATGTAGCGAACGCGGAAAATCTTGTCAGCCCAACCAGGGGTCTCGGCGACAGTGCGACGATGCGTGAAGCAGTCAAAGGAAGCTTTGCCGCGGTAAGATCCGTGACCAGAGTATCCCACGCCCCCAAAGGGGAAAGTGTGAACTGCGGCATGCATGAAGGCGTCGTTGAGAGTTGCGCCGCCAGATGTAACACCAGAAAGAACTTTGTTGTCATTCAAGTATTAGCATCAATCACGAGGGGTGTCTATACTATCGGTTCTCATACCTTTCTCGTTTTCAGCCTGGCTACCAAAAGCCATGAGGGCAAGGGGAGTAGAATCGGTCGCATTCGCCACCGCAATCGCATCGTCGATGTTGTCATAGGGTAAAATGGCCCAAATGGGCCCGAATGATTCCTCCTGAACCATAACATCATCCCCGCTCTCCACAAGAACTGCTGTCGGAGCAATGTAAAGATCATCACGGTCTGTTTCTCCACCTAAGACAACTTGACCACGCGAGCTGTCTAGCATCCTCTTCATGCGATCGAAGTGTTGAGTATTGATGATGCGGCAGAAATCGGGGCTTtctctcgcgcctttcgggAAGAAGTCGATATAGTATTCTTGGAGAAACTTGATGAAAGGTTTGACCAGGGCTCTCTCAATTAGGACGTAGTTGTGCGAGACACACACTTGCCCGGCATTGAGCGTCTTCCCCCACAGAAGCCTCCTTGCAGCAAGACGGAGATCTGCGTGACTCGTCACGAATGCCGGATTCTTGCCACCGAGCTCCAGACAAACCGGAGTAAGTGTTTCTGCAGCTTTCTTAGAGATGATCTTGGCCACGTTGACTCCACCTGTGTAGAGAATCTTGTTCCACTTCTCATTGAGCAGAGCAGTCGTCTCTGGAATAGCGCCATTGACGATCCTGTACGAGTCAGGATCCAGATAGCCCTCGATGATACGAGTGAGGACCATGGCAGTCGCTGGAGCATTTTCGGAGGGCTTTACAACTGCGGTACAACCTGCAGCTATTGCGCCAATGAGGGGGCAGATATTGAGCTGCACGGGAAAGTTGTAAGTGCCGATGATGAGAACCGTGCCAAGGGGCTCCTTTCTGATCCTTGGTCTAAGAAGAGAGAACGGCAAAGCGACGTCAATATTTCTGTCGTCCTTGACCCATGTCTTCAGGTTTTTAATCGCAAACATGCAGTCGGAGATGCTCCAATCGATATCTGAAACGTGTGCATCATGAACTGGTCGGTTCAAGTCGCACTTCAAAGAATCTCGAAGTAGATCGATGTTGTCCTTCAAGCCCCAGTATAGCTTTCGGAGCTGGGTCAGACGAAACTCGACATCTTTGGTTTTCTTAGATTTGAAAGTGGCTTGAACCACCTTCACGGCGGCTGAGATATTTTCAAGCGTGGTTGATTCAAACGAAGGGATGCCTGAAGATGCATGTGGTTGCTTGTGCGCCATGACGCCGATATTCGGAAGATGTTGGAGATTGAAGTAACAATGTATCAAAAGAAGTAAAATTTACAAGACGACTTAGATATCTAATGATTAAAATGTCTACTTTTGGGAGGTTTTGGGATTTCATTAGGACAAACTTGAGCGCTGATATTCAAAATCATTCGACATCGACAATAGCCGTTAGTCTATCCGCGTCCTTCAGCTGACAAATGCAACAGTCAAACGAGTAGCATAGTAAAGATCTCATGTTTTAAGCGAACTATCTGATTACAAACCATATCTCTGGTTTAATCTGGGAATATGAGAGGATGACATAGCTTCCACTAGGATTCAACTTCGACTCGTTGATACCGTAGTATGTGCCAAGTACTAGGTAAGTTCATGTCTTTTATCTGGCGTGACTATCTTCCTAAGATCCACTCACTCCCAAGTAAGAAGGTCAATTACTGTACCGATAGGCCTCGGAGTCGACAGATGCTGGTGAGCCGGCACTCTGCCGACACAGGAGCGCCAAGCTTTCGTAGGGGACAGCTCAGCTACAGGCATTAGACGCCATGGGTTAGACGCCTCTCAGGCGATACTTACATCGGATCCCTGAATGTTGTGGACGGCCGCATAAACCTTATTTCATTTGCACTACTCGGTTCTTGCTCACGGCAAAATACAACTGGGGCTTATTTTACTTGGCGACAGATATTATCGATCCAAGTAAGTAGATAGTAACGAAGCGGTGGTACTAGTATTCTGTACGAACTTGAAATGATGATACCCTTAATTGACAATTCACCAACGGAAACGGCCAGCGTAGTTATACCTAGTTTCAAAGAGGCTCTCTGTATCAATTTGTCTCCGAGTCAAAGATGCGAGTTGACGATGGATCCCAGAGCACGACAACGATGAACATCGTCCAGTCTTCTGGCGAAGCAAAACCTCCAGAGAGTGGGCAAGAAGCCAGTGAATGGAAGTGGGAAGATGATTCGTCTAACCCCTACAATTGGCCAAAATGGAAGAAGAATTTACAGTTGGCGATGATATCTATCGTTGGATTTTCCTGGTAAGCCGGTTTTTCTGTCTCGAACTAGCGTCTCTCCCACAACCCGGGTCGCTAATTCTTCTGATAGCTCAATAGGAACCTCGATCGTCAGTCCAGCTCGATCAAAATTTGTAGAAGAATTTGGTGTGTCGAGTACGGCTGCATTCCTGCCGCTATCTCTATACGTTCTGGCCCTCGGCTTGGGTCCTGTACTCGGCGGACCGTTGTCGGAAACAGCTGGCAGACAAGCTGTTCACATCATTGCCGTAGTCTTTGGAGGGCTGTTTGCATTAGGATCTGGCCTAACCAATAGTTTTTCTGGACTATGTGTGATGAGATTTCTGTCAGGGTTCTTCTATGGGCCCGTCTTGGCTATTGGTTCGGGCGTTCTGAATGAGACCTATCTGCCTGTTGAGCGTGGCTTGCCGTCAACGATCTTCATTTTATCTCCATTTCTTGGACCAGGCCTTGGGTAAGAGAAAATGAACAGGTGTGAGCCTTGAGTAAATATCGCTGATGATTTATCTAGTCCAGTCTTGGGGTCATTCCTTGTTGACAGAAAAGGCTGGCGATGGACGCAGTACACTCTAGTGTTCTTCTCAGTCTTCTCTTTGATCTGGCTGTTTCTATCTGGAGAGTCCTATCACCCTGTTCTATTGCGTCGTCGCCGAAAGCAACTTGGTCTCGTCGAACCAAGGTCGACTGCGAACTTACAGAAACTGCGACAATTTCTCACCGTTGGGCTGCTTCGACCACTGCATATGCTCTTCACCGAACCGATCGTGGCCATTCTCTCCTTGTATGTCGCATGCATGTTTGGAACACTGTTCATGTTCTTCGGTGCTTTCTTCTATGTCTTTGACAAAACCCATGGCTATACTCTCACTCAGACGGGTCTTGTGTTCTTAGCGATCGCTTTCGGATGCGTGCTTGGATGTATCACCATGGTTCTCTGCGACCATCATATCTATCAGCCCAAGGCAAGACAATTTTCCCCAAGCGAAATCCCCCCTGAGCTGCGGCTCTACCCAGCCATGTTGGGAAGCTTGGGTCTTCCCATTAGTCTTTTCTGGTTCGGCTGGACAGCTAGGCCAGACGTCAATGCTGCGGTCCCAATCATCGCAATTGTCATCTTTGGCTAGGGCAATATCACATTGACCATTAGCTCAATCCAATACCTCGGGGACACATATCATCGCTCTAATGTAGCAAGTGCGGCCAGCGCGAACAGCTTAGCAAGGTATACCTTTGCTGCTGCGTTCCCATTCTTCTCATTACAAAGTGAGTTTCTTGTTCAAACTATTCCCTTGATGGAAAAGACCATAGTGCTGAATTTGAGACCTCGTAGTGTACCAAAAACTCGGTATTGGCTGGGCATCAAGCCTTCTAGGATTCGTTTCACTGGCACTACTTCCAGGCCCTTGGATATTCTTTAAATTTGGCAAACGAATCCGCCAGCGAAGCCAGTATGAGACTGCGAGCTACTAGTTGTAATATTTTACGTTCTTT is a window encoding:
- a CDS encoding major facilitator superfamily transporter, whose amino-acid sequence is MRVDDGSQSTTTMNIVQSSGEAKPPESGQEASEWKWEDDSSNPYNWPKWKKNLQLAMISIVGFSCSIGTSIVSPARSKFVEEFGVSSTAAFLPLSLYVLALGLGPVLGGPLSETAGRQAVHIIAVVFGGLFLSGFFYGPVLAIGSGVLNETYLPVERGLPSTIFILSPFLGPGLGPVLGSFLVDRKGWRWTQYTLVFFSVFSLIWLFLSGESYHPVLLRRRRKQLGLVEPRSTANLQKLRQFLTVGLLRPLHMLFTEPIVAILSLYVACMFGTLFMFFGAFFYVFDKTHGYTLTQTGLVFLAIAFGCVLGCITMVLCDHHIYQPKARQFSPSEIPPELRLYPAMLGSLGLPISLFWFGWTARPDVNAAGNITLTISSIQYLGDTYHRSNVASAASANSLARYTFAAAFPFFSLQMYQKLGIGWASSLLGFVSLALLPGPWIFFKFGKRIRQRSQYETASY
- a CDS encoding aldehyde dehydrogenase 3H1; amino-acid sequence: MAHKQPHASSGIPSFESTTLENISAAVKVVQATFKSKKTKDVEFRLTQLRKLYWGLKDNIDLLRDSLKCDLNRPVHDAHVSDIDWSISDCMFAIKNLKTWVKDDRNIDVALPFSLLRPRIRKEPLGTVLIIGTYNFPVQLNICPLIGAIAAGCTAVVKPSENAPATAMVLTRIIEGYLDPDSYRIVNGAIPETTALLNEKWNKILYTGGVNVAKIISKKAAETLTPVCLELGGKNPAFVTSHADLRLAARRLLWGKTLNAGQVCVSHNYVLIERALVKPFIKFLQEYYIDFFPKGARESPDFCRIINTQHFDRMKRMLDSSRGQVVLGGETDRDDLYIAPTAVLVESGDDVMVQEESFGPIWAILPYDNIDDAIAVANATDSTPLALMAFGSQAENEKVLSGVTSGGATLNDAFMHAAVHTFPFGGVGYSGHGSYRGKASFDCFTHRRTVAETPGWADKIFRVRYMPYLESELRMSQWLGDVKPDFDRDGRQIFGLKSLVESVLRVGSDSGTGALFRWTIIGVGSWLLYGRSWV